A single genomic interval of Microbacterium oleivorans harbors:
- the moaA gene encoding GTP 3',8-cyclase MoaA, translating to MGQPLVDRFARVHRDLRISLTDRCSLRCTYCMPEQGNEWLARQSILTLDEIVEVARVAAASGITTFRLTGGEPLLRTDIVEIVRRLAALESPAGPIEIAMTTNGIRLPEVLPDLVDAGLARLNISLDTIDRERFHALTRRDRLDDVLAGVRAAQLAGLRPLKINAVAMRGVNDGELADLVAFAIAHDAQMRFIEQMPLDAGHTWDRSTMVTREEILAALSERWALTPVPGRGGAPAEQWRLDDGPHVVGVIASVTAPFCGACDRMRLTADGQLRNCLFSIDEYDLLPVLRSEVAPSERAADVDRILRNCIAGKKAGHAIDDPSFLQPARGMNAIGG from the coding sequence ATGGGGCAGCCACTCGTCGACCGATTCGCCCGGGTCCACCGCGACCTGCGCATCTCGCTGACCGACCGCTGCTCGCTGCGCTGCACGTACTGCATGCCCGAGCAGGGCAACGAGTGGCTGGCGCGGCAGAGCATCCTCACCCTCGACGAGATCGTCGAGGTCGCCCGCGTCGCCGCGGCATCCGGCATCACGACGTTCCGACTCACCGGCGGCGAGCCGCTGCTGCGCACCGACATCGTCGAGATCGTCCGCCGCCTCGCCGCGCTCGAGTCGCCCGCGGGCCCCATCGAGATCGCGATGACGACCAACGGCATCCGCCTGCCCGAGGTGCTGCCGGATCTCGTCGATGCGGGCCTCGCCCGCCTGAACATCTCGCTCGACACGATCGACCGCGAACGCTTCCACGCCCTCACCCGTCGCGACCGACTCGACGACGTGCTGGCGGGTGTGCGCGCCGCGCAGCTCGCGGGCCTGCGTCCCCTGAAGATCAACGCCGTGGCGATGCGCGGGGTGAACGACGGCGAGCTCGCCGACCTCGTGGCCTTCGCCATCGCGCACGACGCCCAGATGCGTTTCATCGAGCAGATGCCGCTCGACGCCGGTCACACCTGGGACCGATCCACCATGGTCACCCGCGAGGAGATCCTTGCGGCGCTGTCGGAGCGGTGGGCGCTGACCCCTGTGCCCGGCCGCGGCGGCGCTCCCGCAGAGCAGTGGCGGCTCGACGACGGGCCGCACGTGGTGGGTGTCATCGCCTCGGTGACGGCTCCCTTCTGCGGCGCCTGCGATCGGATGCGCCTGACTGCCGACGGGCAGCTGCGCAACTGTCTGTTCTCGATCGACGAGTACGACCTGCTGCCGGTGCTGCGCTCGGAGGTGGCGCCTTCGGAGCGCGCCGCCGACGTCGACCGGATCCTCCGCAACTGCATCGCCGGAAAGAAGGCGGGCCACGCGATCGACGATCCGTCCTTCCTCCAGCCCGCGCGCGGGATGAACGCGATCGGCGGCTGA
- a CDS encoding MFS transporter produces the protein MASGVALIAATYGLVRLAFGLHLPDISADLALETAAAGVVSAAGSIVYAVAAVVGFLAGERRPRALVIAATATAAGGAIGVALAPDAATFAVASAIASAGAGLASPALVSIIGRTFAGGPAGTAQAVVNAGTGPGLVAAGLITLALAPDWRLCWAIAAATTLAAGVAVLVTGRARADDRTHVDGAARRRRPLLPPRPWWRSHRAPIAAALLLGVGAAATWNYGRVILVDTGASAAQSVMTWVLLGCGGAAVIATSPVVRRLSPPRLLLVSAVTMALATVILGAGAAHPIIAGAACAAFGWAYVTATGALIGCTAAIDPAHAAAGTAMLFVIFMVGQAAGAATLGAILPLIGPVAAFAAAAAAAAVAGLIAGTRSSSLAPEAVGA, from the coding sequence GTGGCCTCCGGCGTCGCCCTGATCGCGGCGACGTACGGCCTCGTGCGCCTGGCGTTCGGGCTGCACCTGCCCGACATCAGCGCCGACCTCGCACTCGAGACCGCCGCGGCCGGTGTCGTCTCGGCGGCGGGGTCCATCGTCTACGCGGTGGCGGCCGTCGTGGGATTCCTCGCCGGCGAGCGCCGTCCGCGCGCGCTCGTCATCGCGGCGACGGCCACGGCGGCCGGCGGGGCGATCGGCGTCGCCCTCGCACCGGATGCCGCGACGTTCGCCGTCGCCTCGGCGATCGCATCCGCCGGCGCCGGCCTGGCGTCGCCGGCGCTGGTGAGCATCATCGGACGGACCTTCGCGGGCGGCCCCGCCGGCACGGCGCAGGCGGTCGTGAACGCCGGAACCGGACCCGGTCTCGTCGCGGCCGGCCTGATCACCCTGGCCCTCGCCCCCGACTGGCGGCTGTGCTGGGCCATCGCCGCCGCCACCACGCTGGCCGCGGGCGTCGCCGTCCTGGTCACCGGCCGCGCGCGCGCCGACGACCGGACCCACGTCGACGGCGCAGCGCGGAGGCGCCGCCCGCTGCTGCCGCCGCGACCGTGGTGGCGATCGCACCGAGCACCGATCGCCGCCGCTCTCCTGCTCGGCGTCGGAGCCGCCGCCACCTGGAACTACGGGCGCGTGATCCTCGTCGACACCGGTGCGTCCGCGGCGCAGTCGGTGATGACGTGGGTGCTGCTCGGATGCGGCGGAGCAGCCGTCATCGCCACCTCGCCCGTCGTCCGGCGCCTCTCGCCACCGCGGCTGCTGCTGGTCTCGGCGGTGACGATGGCGCTGGCGACCGTCATCCTGGGGGCGGGAGCGGCGCATCCGATCATCGCCGGAGCCGCGTGCGCAGCGTTCGGCTGGGCCTACGTCACGGCCACGGGTGCGCTCATCGGCTGCACGGCAGCGATCGACCCCGCCCACGCGGCGGCAGGCACCGCGATGCTGTTCGTGATCTTCATGGTGGGCCAGGCGGCGGGCGCGGCGACCCTCGGCGCGATCCTGCCGCTGATCGGTCCGGTCGCCGCCTTCGCCGCGGCTGCCGCGGCGGCCGCCGTCGCCGGCCTCATCGCCGGGACGCGGAGCAGCTCGCTCGCGCCCGAGGCGGTCGGAGCCTGA
- a CDS encoding helix-turn-helix transcriptional regulator produces MSTATVGYSAISSYSRVEILHLIQEQPRRTILELQEATDLHPNTIREHLGRLISDGFIVAEKELRTTRGRPRVLYSAADGAATRSAVQRRKVRDAAQRGDLMRRVLTLDVPDALETAAVHQIDALVEELEDEGFDPVIDDTALTVDLTPCAHATAQADHREVLCSVHLSLLQGVLTEAGGPLAVDGMRSSCDPSVCIIQLLHAAKTHD; encoded by the coding sequence ATGAGCACCGCGACCGTCGGATACAGCGCCATCTCGAGCTATTCCCGCGTGGAGATCCTGCACCTGATCCAGGAGCAGCCGCGCCGGACGATCCTCGAGCTGCAGGAGGCGACGGACCTGCACCCGAACACGATCCGCGAGCACCTCGGGCGCCTGATCTCGGACGGTTTCATCGTCGCCGAGAAGGAACTGCGGACGACGCGCGGACGCCCGCGCGTGCTCTACAGCGCGGCCGACGGCGCTGCCACCCGGAGCGCAGTGCAGCGCCGCAAGGTGCGAGACGCCGCACAGCGCGGCGACCTCATGCGTCGCGTTCTCACCCTCGACGTGCCGGATGCGCTCGAGACCGCGGCGGTCCATCAGATCGACGCGCTGGTCGAGGAGCTCGAAGACGAGGGGTTCGACCCCGTCATCGACGACACCGCCCTCACGGTCGACCTCACCCCCTGCGCCCACGCCACCGCGCAGGCAGACCATCGCGAGGTGCTGTGCAGCGTCCACCTCAGCCTGCTGCAGGGCGTGCTCACCGAAGCGGGCGGACCGCTCGCCGTCGACGGGATGCGGTCATCGTGCGACCCCTCGGTGTGCATCATCCAGCTCCTGCACGCCGCCAAGACCCACGACTGA
- a CDS encoding cytochrome ubiquinol oxidase subunit I, protein MDFLDPLLLARWQFGLTTLYHYLFVPLTLGMALVVAIFQSVWHRTGDVKWLHLTRLFGKIFLINFAMGVVTGIVQEFQFGMNWSAYSRFVGDVFGAPLAFEGLLAFFFEATFIGLWIFGWDKLPRALHLLSIWMVVLGSTLSAYFILAANAFMQNPVGYQMAADGGRAELIDFGAVLTNPIVLAAFPHTIFAAWMFAAAVVIAVAAWHLSRAQHIETMRPALRFGMWGMIVSFVGVALSGDQLSLVMVATQPMKMAAAEAMWNSACGADASFSIFSIGTPDGTEEVWSLRVPYLLSFLSTHSFDGCVEGLNDLQAQYTETFGAGVDYRPIVWVTYWSFRWMIGLGGAATLISVAGLWVTRKKAQRPVARWMWKVAIWSAPLPLLGSLVGWVFTEMGRQPWIVFGLMLTEDGVSPNVPGWTVLISVIAFTAVYASLAVVEFGLIRKAAQQGPDPLPEPGSPEAEDPAASHTQTTVY, encoded by the coding sequence ATGGACTTCCTCGATCCGCTCCTGCTGGCCCGCTGGCAGTTCGGCCTGACGACGCTCTACCACTACCTGTTCGTCCCGCTGACCCTCGGCATGGCCCTGGTGGTGGCGATCTTCCAGTCGGTGTGGCACCGCACGGGCGATGTGAAGTGGCTGCACCTGACGCGCCTGTTCGGCAAGATCTTCCTGATCAACTTCGCCATGGGTGTGGTGACCGGCATCGTGCAGGAGTTCCAGTTCGGCATGAACTGGTCGGCGTACTCGCGATTCGTCGGCGACGTCTTCGGCGCCCCCCTGGCGTTCGAGGGGCTCCTGGCCTTCTTCTTCGAGGCGACCTTCATCGGCCTGTGGATCTTCGGTTGGGACAAGCTCCCGCGAGCGCTCCACCTGCTGTCGATCTGGATGGTGGTGCTCGGGTCGACGCTTTCGGCGTACTTCATCCTCGCCGCCAACGCGTTCATGCAGAATCCCGTCGGCTACCAGATGGCCGCCGACGGCGGGCGGGCGGAGCTCATCGACTTCGGCGCGGTGCTGACGAACCCGATCGTGCTCGCGGCGTTCCCGCACACCATCTTCGCCGCGTGGATGTTCGCCGCGGCCGTGGTCATCGCCGTCGCCGCGTGGCACCTCTCGCGCGCTCAGCACATCGAGACCATGCGTCCGGCTCTCCGCTTCGGCATGTGGGGCATGATCGTGTCGTTCGTCGGCGTCGCCCTCTCGGGCGACCAGCTCAGCCTCGTGATGGTCGCGACGCAGCCGATGAAGATGGCCGCCGCCGAGGCGATGTGGAACAGCGCGTGCGGTGCGGACGCGTCGTTCTCGATCTTCTCCATCGGCACACCCGACGGCACCGAGGAGGTGTGGTCGCTGCGGGTGCCCTACCTGCTGTCGTTCCTGTCGACCCACAGCTTCGACGGCTGCGTGGAGGGTCTGAACGACCTGCAGGCGCAGTACACCGAGACCTTCGGCGCGGGCGTCGACTACCGCCCGATCGTCTGGGTCACCTACTGGTCGTTCCGCTGGATGATCGGCCTGGGCGGCGCCGCCACCCTGATCTCGGTCGCGGGCCTGTGGGTCACCCGCAAGAAGGCTCAGCGCCCGGTGGCCCGCTGGATGTGGAAGGTGGCCATCTGGTCGGCCCCCCTCCCCCTCCTCGGCAGCCTGGTCGGCTGGGTGTTCACCGAGATGGGCCGCCAGCCCTGGATCGTGTTCGGCCTCATGCTGACCGAGGACGGCGTCTCCCCCAACGTCCCCGGCTGGACCGTGCTCATCTCGGTCATCGCCTTCACCGCCGTGTACGCCTCCCTCGCCGTCGTCGAGTTCGGGCTCATCCGCAAGGCCGCACAGCAGGGTCCGGATCCCCTGCCCGAACCGGGCTCGCCCGAGGCCGAGGATCCGGCGGCCTCCCACACCCAGACCACCGTCTACTGA
- a CDS encoding fibronectin type III domain-containing protein, translated as MAKMSWARAFAPVAAALIATTGLVVPATAANAASPLAPAAAAASASDELPTLTYDDVAGWAELLVDGEDVERAADGSPFNTFGGFGSVSCNNTSNLLLDYKEEHPEVYWRILRMLFDPVEGAGLKHIKVELGADNNTSSGTEPATKRSADEPANVLRGAGFHFIADAKSINPDIEVEALRWGEPSWTQAQPDLRYQWYKETIDAAYDTYGVEFDYLSPSQNEVHANYINAELAWTVDFAERLEADAQSGDARYDYSKIKIVALDSYRNVGQVSRAILASPAALEQVDAVGYHYDIAGDPALTRLNKEFGMEVLYSEGVAPMIDPEYRVQADPARGGIGGTVGAVDIADRFINAYRWSGSNADPGHMTTFLFQPAVSALYEGAQYSPKHLVRASDPWSGYYEGGVGIALVRHFTQFIDEGWEYVEGASGGDGQKGDGGTVVDTSTRTALTLRTPAADVAAGEELEFSQVHANNTRTVRNFEVKVANLDTDDDTPLYVWETTGPDAGDAFDADWFQNTGKVVPVRTETKDGVEYDVYRVQVQPYSILTLSTQHHGIHDAATDYESGQYAATATDDVLPLPYTDDFEYADYAAQEINGVSMDYVTRRGGSPRYTADQNGAFEVIATDDGNVMHQAIHADNRGYTWNVWGDGSQKNPSTSTPATVLGDHTWTNYTAKVDFRLDGVVRDGALENFAGLGVRQTTTEGTGADLATYTARVHDDGTWELRKLGQSVASGTVFMFDADAWHTLEVEARENVIAVRLDGQQLGAYADTTANPTMAGRVSIVSGYYNTQFDDLAVTPIDDLSWHAVKVDDADARISYPQGFSFTQAGYAHFNRTQHVVAAGRSFAFDLDGTGFNLNGATGTAVLSITVDDQPARTVNVAAVGNRQTSAWIRGLEDAPHAVRVQVVSGTFSLDSVDLLVGGSSGGTADPEVRPVEVLDTLPRLTTAPASSPELPATVRARSEAGGEIDAPVSWTTTPAQFATAYAMVKVDGVFRDNPSLPVSAYVEVVPRGIRYFVDANAPTGAPVHPAIAASGDTLRNPTPDAAYSAAAGWGRVGTATAKGRLNQSPYDKTRETGWYSANAATPLVYRFTLDAGEYDIATGHTEWWNPGTGRSRNVTGTVEFTAGGEARRVAIGSHTFANGSIGTSAVLRGGFALDATTEVTVRIAGTGGTEAPALSWIGIADHAETADRAELAALLADATTAPRQAYTPETWQALREEGLAAKAVHDDPTASQERVDAASAALRAALDALVEVAYLALPDYRVAVVAGEELELPDTVRLATRSGATEDVAVQWQAAPATDTPYATASVTGRAGQTPVTLQLEVVPTGIVYFVDAAATQGSADPAAAGLSPTFDAVDTLRGDLLRNDTPDGAFGDETGWGLRNPIGSGDGYVGVRARGAGGYDKSRTTGWWASSGGSVDYAFTLPAGDYELTSGYQEWWGVTRQVSPSVEIDGELTTGDPVNLSSSSPQGTSTIGVSLDRETVVEFRAARGAGSADPVLSWIAVADVTSPAAPGSFSVEAASTTSATATWTAPSGAGTRYDAFEVFMGDAAEPACTVASDVTSCELVGLTAGGEYEVSVRAAGLGREGERAVAQLRLPEVPEDGSRTVPGVGVLSSDDGWDTGLKDGTFRVTMNLWWGQTGSLFKLFRDGELVGSVPLTVAAGPGAQKAVVDVSGLPDGTYRFTGELVNARGTTETQPLTVRVTDAAPAAPMLSHDNGDGDGSFTVRADLWWGTNATSYRMLENDAEIAAGDLVASSPAAQAVGVPVTGKEPGQYRYVVEFRNAAGVTTSKPLVVTVR; from the coding sequence ATGGCAAAGATGTCATGGGCCCGGGCGTTCGCGCCCGTCGCCGCCGCCCTGATCGCGACCACCGGCCTGGTCGTCCCGGCAACCGCGGCGAACGCCGCGTCCCCGCTCGCCCCCGCTGCCGCGGCGGCGTCCGCGTCCGACGAGCTGCCCACCCTCACCTACGACGATGTGGCCGGATGGGCCGAGCTGCTCGTCGACGGCGAGGACGTCGAGCGGGCCGCCGACGGCTCACCCTTCAACACCTTCGGCGGGTTCGGCTCGGTCTCGTGCAACAACACCTCGAACCTGCTGCTGGACTACAAGGAGGAGCATCCCGAGGTCTACTGGCGCATCCTCCGCATGCTGTTCGACCCGGTGGAGGGCGCGGGTCTGAAGCACATCAAGGTCGAGCTCGGCGCCGACAACAACACCTCGTCGGGCACCGAGCCCGCGACCAAGCGCTCGGCCGACGAGCCCGCCAACGTGCTGCGCGGGGCCGGCTTCCATTTCATCGCCGACGCGAAGTCCATCAACCCGGACATCGAGGTCGAGGCGCTCCGCTGGGGCGAGCCGTCGTGGACGCAGGCCCAGCCCGACCTGCGCTACCAGTGGTACAAGGAGACGATCGACGCGGCCTACGACACCTACGGCGTCGAGTTCGACTACCTCAGCCCCTCGCAGAACGAGGTGCACGCGAACTACATCAACGCCGAGCTCGCGTGGACCGTCGACTTCGCCGAACGGCTCGAGGCCGACGCGCAGTCCGGCGACGCGCGCTACGACTACTCGAAGATCAAGATCGTGGCGCTGGACTCCTACCGCAACGTCGGTCAGGTCTCGCGGGCGATCCTCGCCAGCCCCGCCGCGCTCGAGCAGGTGGATGCGGTCGGCTACCACTACGACATCGCCGGGGACCCCGCCCTCACGCGTCTGAACAAGGAGTTCGGCATGGAGGTGCTGTACTCCGAGGGCGTCGCCCCGATGATCGACCCGGAGTATCGCGTGCAGGCCGACCCCGCCCGAGGCGGCATCGGCGGAACGGTGGGAGCGGTCGACATCGCCGACCGGTTCATCAACGCCTACCGCTGGAGCGGCTCGAACGCCGACCCGGGTCACATGACGACCTTCCTCTTCCAACCCGCCGTCAGCGCGCTGTACGAAGGTGCGCAGTACTCGCCCAAGCACCTGGTCCGCGCGTCCGACCCCTGGTCGGGCTACTACGAGGGCGGTGTGGGCATCGCGCTCGTCCGCCACTTCACCCAGTTCATCGACGAGGGCTGGGAGTACGTCGAAGGCGCCTCGGGCGGCGACGGCCAGAAGGGCGACGGCGGAACCGTCGTCGACACCTCCACCCGCACCGCGCTCACCCTCCGCACCCCGGCGGCGGATGTCGCCGCCGGCGAGGAGCTGGAGTTCAGCCAGGTCCACGCCAACAACACGCGCACGGTGCGCAACTTCGAGGTGAAGGTGGCGAACCTCGACACCGACGACGACACCCCGCTGTACGTGTGGGAGACGACCGGACCGGATGCCGGCGACGCGTTCGATGCCGACTGGTTCCAGAACACCGGCAAGGTCGTCCCCGTCCGCACCGAGACGAAGGACGGCGTCGAGTACGACGTCTACCGGGTGCAGGTGCAGCCCTACTCGATCCTGACGCTGTCGACGCAGCACCACGGCATCCACGACGCCGCCACCGACTACGAGAGCGGCCAGTACGCCGCCACGGCGACCGACGACGTGCTGCCCCTGCCCTACACCGACGACTTCGAGTACGCCGACTACGCGGCGCAGGAGATCAACGGCGTGTCCATGGACTACGTCACCCGCCGCGGCGGCTCGCCCCGGTACACCGCCGACCAGAACGGCGCGTTCGAGGTGATCGCCACCGACGACGGCAACGTCATGCACCAGGCCATCCACGCCGACAACCGCGGCTACACCTGGAACGTCTGGGGCGACGGGTCGCAGAAGAACCCGTCGACCTCGACGCCGGCCACCGTGCTCGGCGACCACACCTGGACGAACTACACCGCGAAGGTCGACTTCCGCCTCGACGGTGTCGTCCGCGACGGCGCGCTCGAGAACTTCGCCGGGCTCGGCGTGCGTCAGACGACGACCGAGGGGACGGGAGCAGACCTCGCCACCTACACCGCCCGCGTGCACGACGACGGCACGTGGGAACTCCGCAAGCTCGGTCAGAGCGTCGCCTCGGGGACGGTCTTCATGTTCGATGCCGACGCGTGGCACACCCTCGAGGTCGAGGCACGCGAGAACGTCATCGCGGTGCGGCTGGACGGGCAGCAGCTCGGCGCCTACGCCGACACGACGGCTAATCCGACGATGGCGGGGCGCGTCTCGATCGTCAGCGGGTACTACAACACGCAGTTCGACGATCTGGCGGTCACTCCCATCGACGATCTGTCGTGGCACGCCGTGAAGGTCGACGACGCCGATGCGCGCATCTCCTACCCGCAGGGCTTCTCGTTCACCCAGGCCGGGTACGCCCACTTCAACCGGACCCAGCACGTCGTCGCTGCGGGGCGCTCCTTCGCCTTCGACCTCGACGGCACCGGGTTCAACCTCAACGGCGCCACCGGAACCGCGGTCCTCTCCATCACCGTCGACGATCAGCCCGCGCGCACGGTGAACGTCGCCGCGGTCGGCAACCGTCAGACCTCGGCCTGGATCCGCGGCCTCGAGGACGCACCGCACGCCGTCCGGGTGCAAGTCGTCTCGGGAACCTTCAGCCTCGACAGCGTCGACCTGCTCGTGGGCGGGTCGAGCGGCGGCACGGCGGACCCCGAGGTCAGACCGGTCGAGGTGCTCGACACGCTGCCCCGGCTGACCACGGCACCGGCCTCGTCGCCGGAGCTCCCCGCGACGGTTCGGGCACGCAGCGAAGCCGGCGGCGAGATCGATGCGCCGGTGTCGTGGACGACGACGCCGGCGCAGTTCGCCACCGCCTACGCGATGGTGAAGGTCGACGGGGTGTTCCGCGACAACCCCTCGCTGCCGGTGAGCGCCTACGTCGAGGTGGTGCCCCGCGGCATCCGCTACTTCGTCGACGCCAACGCTCCCACCGGCGCGCCGGTGCACCCCGCGATCGCCGCTTCCGGCGACACGCTGCGCAACCCGACACCGGATGCCGCCTACTCCGCGGCTGCGGGCTGGGGCCGCGTCGGGACGGCGACGGCGAAGGGACGGCTGAACCAGTCCCCGTACGACAAGACACGCGAGACCGGCTGGTACAGCGCGAACGCCGCGACTCCGCTCGTCTACCGCTTCACGCTGGATGCCGGCGAGTACGACATCGCCACCGGCCACACCGAGTGGTGGAACCCGGGCACCGGCCGGAGCAGGAACGTCACCGGGACGGTCGAGTTCACCGCGGGCGGCGAGGCGCGACGGGTCGCGATCGGCTCCCACACCTTCGCCAACGGCAGCATCGGGACCTCCGCGGTGCTCCGCGGCGGGTTCGCCCTCGACGCGACGACCGAGGTCACGGTGCGCATCGCCGGGACCGGTGGTACCGAGGCGCCCGCCCTCAGCTGGATCGGCATCGCCGACCACGCCGAGACCGCCGACCGCGCCGAGCTCGCGGCCCTCCTGGCCGACGCCACGACGGCACCGCGTCAGGCCTACACGCCCGAGACGTGGCAGGCGCTGCGCGAGGAGGGTCTCGCGGCGAAGGCCGTGCACGATGACCCGACCGCGTCGCAGGAGCGGGTGGATGCCGCATCCGCCGCCCTGCGGGCCGCGCTGGACGCGCTCGTCGAGGTCGCCTACCTCGCACTGCCCGACTATCGCGTCGCGGTCGTCGCGGGCGAGGAGCTCGAGCTGCCTGACACGGTGCGGCTCGCCACGCGGAGCGGCGCGACCGAGGACGTCGCCGTTCAGTGGCAGGCCGCCCCGGCGACGGACACCCCGTACGCGACCGCGTCGGTGACCGGTCGCGCGGGTCAGACCCCGGTCACGCTGCAGCTCGAGGTGGTCCCGACGGGGATCGTGTACTTCGTCGATGCGGCTGCGACGCAGGGCTCCGCGGATCCGGCGGCGGCGGGACTGTCGCCGACCTTCGACGCTGTCGACACGCTCCGCGGCGATCTCCTGCGCAACGACACCCCCGACGGGGCGTTCGGCGACGAGACCGGCTGGGGTCTGCGCAATCCGATCGGCTCGGGCGACGGCTACGTCGGCGTGCGGGCGCGCGGCGCCGGGGGCTACGACAAGTCCCGCACGACCGGATGGTGGGCGAGCTCCGGCGGCTCGGTGGACTACGCGTTCACCCTCCCCGCGGGAGACTACGAGCTCACCAGCGGATACCAGGAGTGGTGGGGCGTCACCCGGCAGGTCTCGCCCAGCGTCGAGATCGACGGCGAGCTCACCACGGGCGACCCGGTGAACCTGTCGAGCTCGTCACCACAGGGCACCTCGACGATCGGGGTCTCGCTCGATCGCGAGACGGTCGTGGAGTTCCGCGCGGCGCGGGGCGCCGGCTCGGCCGACCCCGTCCTCAGCTGGATCGCCGTCGCCGACGTCACCTCCCCCGCGGCGCCCGGGTCGTTCTCGGTCGAGGCGGCCTCGACGACGTCGGCCACGGCGACGTGGACGGCTCCGAGCGGCGCAGGAACGCGGTACGACGCGTTCGAGGTGTTCATGGGCGATGCCGCCGAACCGGCGTGCACGGTCGCCTCGGACGTCACGTCGTGCGAGCTCGTCGGCCTCACCGCCGGCGGAGAGTACGAGGTGTCGGTCCGGGCCGCCGGCCTCGGCCGCGAGGGCGAGCGCGCCGTGGCGCAGCTCCGACTGCCGGAGGTGCCCGAGGACGGCTCGCGCACCGTTCCCGGTGTGGGAGTGCTCAGCTCGGACGACGGGTGGGACACCGGCCTGAAGGACGGCACGTTCCGCGTGACCATGAACCTGTGGTGGGGGCAGACCGGCTCGCTGTTCAAGCTCTTCCGAGACGGTGAGCTGGTCGGGTCGGTTCCGCTGACGGTGGCCGCGGGGCCCGGCGCCCAGAAGGCGGTGGTCGATGTCTCGGGCCTGCCCGACGGCACGTACCGTTTCACCGGCGAGCTCGTCAACGCTCGGGGCACGACCGAGACCCAGCCCCTCACCGTGCGGGTGACGGATGCCGCTCCCGCGGCGCCCATGCTCTCTCACGACAACGGGGACGGCGACGGCTCGTTCACGGTGCGTGCCGACCTGTGGTGGGGCACGAACGCGACGTCGTACCGGATGCTCGAGAACGATGCCGAGATCGCCGCGGGCGACCTCGTCGCATCCAGCCCCGCAGCGCAGGCCGTCGGCGTGCCGGTGACGGGCAAGGAGCCCGGGCAGTACCGCTACGTCGTGGAGTTCCGCAACGCGGCGGGGGTGACCACCAGCAAGCCGCTCGTCGTGACGGTGAGATGA
- a CDS encoding TetR/AcrR family transcriptional regulator, producing the protein MGLRPATETRILDAAEDLFFTRGIAATPIDAVIERAGVSAATLYRGYPSKELLLAAALDRRQGAWRETWDAAVARKGDAEGRLLAVFDALEDFRGEPRGSRWCAFLGAAAEYADPPPEVASAVRADTEGMRGRLIDLARPVAGERASELAERLLLVVSGDLAMRLREPAHRVDVARSTAAILVAATSR; encoded by the coding sequence ATGGGATTGCGGCCGGCGACCGAGACGCGCATCCTCGATGCCGCCGAGGATCTCTTCTTCACCCGGGGCATCGCGGCCACCCCGATCGATGCGGTCATCGAGCGCGCCGGGGTGTCGGCGGCCACGCTGTATCGCGGCTATCCCAGCAAGGAGCTTCTGCTCGCCGCCGCTCTCGACCGGCGACAGGGCGCGTGGCGCGAGACCTGGGACGCAGCCGTGGCTCGGAAAGGCGACGCCGAGGGGCGACTGCTGGCGGTGTTCGACGCGCTCGAGGACTTCCGAGGCGAACCGCGGGGGTCGCGGTGGTGCGCGTTTCTGGGGGCCGCGGCCGAATACGCCGATCCGCCGCCGGAGGTGGCATCCGCCGTCCGTGCCGACACCGAGGGCATGCGCGGGCGTCTGATCGACCTCGCTCGCCCCGTCGCCGGGGAGCGCGCCTCCGAGCTCGCGGAGCGTCTGCTCCTCGTCGTCAGCGGCGACCTGGCGATGCGACTGCGCGAACCGGCGCACCGCGTCGACGTCGCACGCTCGACCGCTGCGATCCTCGTGGCCGCGACGTCGCGCTGA